The Nitrospira sp. CR1.1 sequence CCCGTCCTGGTCGATCAACAGAGTGGCCAGCCCCAGTTGCTGTAAGATGGCTGCCACGTCGTCCCGCGACCGTTCCATGTCCACCAGCTGCTTGCTGAGCCGGCGTTGGGCGCGTTGATGTCCACGCTCGTGCTCATGTTGTTGGAGCGCCTGGTCACGCGCCTGCTGAAGCACGGAGGCTTGTTGTTCAAAGGAGGCGGTGCTGTGCTGAATCACCAACAGACGGATGGTCTCCACTCGTAGCGCTAACGCTTCGAAGTGCCAGGGGACCTCAAAGGCCGTCTGTTCAGTCCAGAACCCGGAGCGGCCGATGCGTCCGTCATGGGCCTGCCATACGTCTGCCGCGTCGGCCAGAAAATTGTGCAGGACCGGCGTGCGTATGTCGACGGAGAGGTGCCGCGTGGCCTCAGCCTCCGGATAGAGACGAAACAGCCAGGCGGATGGCCGGCCGAGGATGCGAAATTGCGTGCCGGAAATATGCTCCAGGACAGCGAAGTGGAATCGTTGCAGCAGCGTTTCGCAGAGGAAGTCTGACGCGTGCGATGACTTGTCAGTCATTGATCTTCTCGGCAGGTGGTGAGGAGTTCGACGGTGCCAGCATGGCACGAGCCAGGGTGACGAAGGCCTCTTCGACGCCCTCACCGGTTTTGGCGCTGCTCATCAGGAATGACCATCCACGCTGGGCCAGCTGTGCTACATCTTGATCAGTTACCTCCCACTCTGCTCTCCGGTCATGCTTATTGATCAAAACGATGAACGGGACCGGTCCCAGTGTGTCGGTGGCACGTCGCTGAATGTGCACGGCGCTATCGAGGGTCGCTCGTCGCATCCCGTCGAGGACAAGAAGATACCCGGATGATCCCCGCAAATACGACGGGCGTAGCTTTTGGAATTCGTCTTCTCCGTAGAGATCCCAGAGGACCATGGTGAGGGGCGTGCCGTCCACCAGCATCGATTTTTTGTCGACCGTGACTCCGATGGTCGTTTGGTACTGTTCGGAAAAGCAGCTGGTCACGAACCGTCGAACCAGACTGGTTTTTCCCACGGCAAAGGCGCCCAGCATGCAGATCTTTTTCTCAATCATGCGGAGGGTCTCATGGCAACGGCTGAATCGTGACTTCCAGTGACGCGCGCCGATGTTGCGGATGGGCGACGGCTGCGGGGGCTCCATGCAATTCAGTCGCAGAAGTGATACCCCTGGTTTGAAACGTGAGCGCGTGAAAGGCTGCGGGGTGAATCGCGTCCAGAACCGCTCGGGCGCGACTTTCGCTCAGACGGCGGTTTTGGTTCGGGTCCCCCACCACGTCGGTTTCACCGACAATCGATACTGTCACTGCGGCGCCGGCTAGCCTCGCCATGTCATTGAGTTGCTGAAGCACCTCAGAGATACGGCGGATACTATGGAGTTGCTCCGGAGAGGTGAGGCTAATGCTACCCTGTTCAAACAGAATTGAGGCTTCTGTCAGTCGGTGACTCAGCGCGTCAAGAGAGGAGTTCACCAGGCGTCGATCGTCATACCCATCCGGGCCCGGCAATGCGCGAGCCAGTATTCGGCTCTGCGTGATCCAATCCGCCGGGGCAATGCCTCCGGCTGTCAGGCGGTTCCCTTCCAAGGATAAGTGAACGGTCTGCGGGGGCGAGAGGACCATTCGTGCTCGTTTCAACACCACTGCCGCGTCGAGTGCATAGTATGGTTGCCATTTCGCATCCAGCCGACTCGTGTCTATGCCGCTATCCTGCAGAAGGACAGCCGGGTCGGCGGCAAGCGGGTCGCGAAGGCCGGTGAGCCGATAGCGGCCGCTTTCCGACTCAGTGGAGGTCACGACCAGCCCGGGCTCCGCTGACAAGCGGGTCAGGTAGGTCTGCCAGCGTTGGCGTTCCTGGTAGGTTGATAGGCCCCACCAGGCCATACCAAGCAGCGCGACCACCACCAGGACCCATGTCATCGGGGCGACGCCGCGCCGACGCGATTCGAACTGCGCGCGCAAGCACTCTTCCAAGAGCGGTGTGACGCTGGAAAAGGTGGAGGCATCGCCTGTGAACCGGGCCAAAGCTTCAGACCGTTCGGCGTGAATATGGTCGAGCGTATCTTGAAGATGAAGGCGGAGGCTTTCCGGCGGGGTGCCGCGAATAACGGCGGCGAGAATGGCAGCCGGTCCCTGTTCGATCCAGACCGTCAGCTCACCAACCTGCAAGGTGTTCAGCGCTTGGTCCGGGGTCGCGCCGAATGAATCCTGCACGAAGCTGCGGATGGCCGACAACATGCCGGACACTAGAGTCTGATCCTGCACGGCCACTGCGTCGCCGGCGGCATGCGCCAGAAGCAGCCCGGTGTGCGAGTGAATGAGAAAGACCTGTTCGACCCGATAGCGCAAGGTGTGCAGAAGGACGATTTCCGCAAATGGTTTGCCCGTGCGCAGGGCTTCCACTCTCCACTTCAGGCTTTGGATCGACAGGCTGTGCTCGATGGTTTGGTTGAGTGACTGGACCATGCTCCGCAAAGCATTGGCGATAGCCTGACGAATGGCCGGCATCATGATCGGCGCGATAGCATCCACGATCATCTGAGGCTGTCTCCGGACGGAAGCACCCAGTGCCTCCGACACGTGCGGGGTCAGAACGTGCGTCAATTGATGATCACCCTCCCCGCGTAATGCAATGGCATCGGGCAGGACGCGGCTGAGGTTCTGCGCAGTGAGGTCGATATGCTCAACCTGTTCCTGGAGCTGTTCCAGACGGGTCTGTTCCGGCGCCAGCAACAGGCTGCGCAGTTCGGCATAGTCGTGTTCGACGGGCGTCGAACCGGGGTTAGGTGACTGCGCCATACCGGTTCCGTGGTTCACCGCGATGAGGGAGGCGCACAGTGGAGGAAAGGCGGCGATGAAAAACGCGGCTCCCTGTGCGGAAGACAGGTCGAGACCGTTCAGGTATGGAGGAAGGATTACGCCTGGTGGGGAGGCTGGTCATGCAAGAGCCTCTGCGAAAGTTCTTGGAGTAAGGTCGCCAGTGATGCCCGGTCGGTCTTCTGGTGGGAAAGTTGCTGCACGGCCTGTTCGAGCGTGGCCGACAGGGTCGCATGTTGCTGCGTAAACTCATCCGTGAGTGAGGCCGCCTGATTCTGCAGCTGGTCGTGCAAGTCGCGGTGCGCCTGTTCGCTCTGTCCCCGCAACTGAGCGGCCGTCTGTTGGAGAGCTCCGGTGAGAGACTGAAGCTCCGTGGTCAGGGCGCTGACGGCATGTGTGCGCCCCTGCTCCTCGGCGTTCAGCCGTCCCGTCACCTGATCGACTTCGGTTCGAATGTACTGTTCCAGTGATGCGAATCGCTCCTTGAGGTCATGACGTAGTTGAGCCGCCTCTGCGAGCAGTTGCGTTTCGAGCCGGGTAAACCGGCGCTCGTGATCGCGCACCTGCGCGCCGAAGAGAATGTCGCGGATCTTGTCGAGATTATTGCCGGCCGCGGGATCTTCGGCGAGCGCGGTGTTGGATTCTGTCTCGGCGAGCGTGGTCGGTGTTGGTTCCGAACCTCGGGTGCGATCGAGATCTGTGTGCCTGCCCATGGTGTCGCCTCCTGGGTCGCGGTGTCCGTCAGCGAAAGGGCGCTACACTAGCATGTTTGTGTAGGTGCAACAAGTCACGGAGGAGTCGCAGAAGCAGCGGGCGGAGGGGCGGCTCCAGGTCCTGGCCGCTCAGCCAGCGTTCGAAGAGACGGCCTATCGAATTGGCCACGAAGAGGGCGGCAACAATGATGAGGATCGCCCCCATGATTCGAAACCCGTATTGCACGACGTACTGAGTAATCAAATCGGCCAGCGACAGGTATTCTCCGCCCAGTCTTACCGTCCGAACAATCCCTTGAGGAGATCCTTCCCCTGCTTTTTGAGGTCCTCCGGCTTGGTGGAACCTTTCAGGAGATCGCCCACCGCGCCCTTGACCTTTTCCTTCACTTGCTCCTGGACTTTGCCTGCGAACATCTTAGTGTCGAGTCCATAGGAAGGCGCTTGCGTACTGCCGGTAATCACCAGTGGAAGCGAGAGGCGTCCGTTGCTCAGGGCGACCTTGGCAATGGGAGACCCGGCGGCTATTTTCTGACTCAAGGCCTGAGACAGGCTCAGATTCAGTTTCATGTCGAGTGATTGATCAAGGCCGACCGTGCCGCCGCCGGTCGCCTGGAAATCATGGCTGTCAATCAGCACTCGCTGCAGGCCAATCAGCCCTTGCTTGATGACAATGTCGCTTTCGATCGTGGAGAACGCCGTCGCTTTGACATTGTCCAAAGACACTCCCACCACTTTCAGTAACATTGCGGCCTGTTGCAGCAAGTTGATCCCTTCGATAGTGCCTTCTTTCACGGACATGCGGCCGGTTCCGGCCAAGGCCTTCACGAGGTCCGGATGGGTAAATCCGCGCCCGCTAAGCGCCAGTTGGGCGTTGGCCGTGCCGCTGAGGGATACCTGGTCTGTGCCCACGGCTTGAAGCGCCGGTCCGACCTGTAGACCTTGTAGCGCGACGGTGCCCGTGAACGGCGGGGTGGGAGTTCCGAGACCCAGCGTTCCTTGCGTGCGAAGGACGCCTCCGAAGACCTGGAGCGTGAGGTTGGTGAGTCGCGCCTCTTGTCCCCTCATTTCAGCCGCGGCCTGGAGGTCTTTGATCTCCACCGGTTTCTTCAGCGGTAATATGACGGGCAGGTCGGCGGTATTCACCAGTTTTGAGGTGGCCGTGACTTTCGCCAATCCGCCGAGGAGTGACCCCTTCACCTCGACTCGTGAGCTACCCAATGCGACGGTGAGGCCCAGGTTCGGAACCTCTGCGAGATCAAGCGGCGCGGTCCCTTCTTTGGGCGGATACTTGGCCCGGACGTTGACATGCAGGTCTTTCACTTCGACCGGTTTGGCCAGGGGGACGGCCACCGGAAGGTCGGAGGAATTGATACTGGCCGACGCCGCGGTGATATTGGCTAGCCCTTTCGTTGCTGTGCCTTTGATGCTGATGGCTGAGCCACCCATGACGAGGGTCAGGCCGAGATCAGTCAGATCCACCTGGCTGGCGAGAGGGGTATCAGGCGGCGCCGGGTAAAGGGCATGGAGCGTGAGGTGCAGATCCTTGATCTGGACGGGCTTCGTCAGCGGCAATGCAACGGGAAGGTCTGCCGTATCGATTTGCAAGGCATTGATCGTGGCATCCAGGTTTCCGCCGATCGCACGTCCCTTGAGCCCGACCGCCACCTTGCCAAGACCGAGCGTAAACGTAAATGATTTCACATCCAGCGTTTCAACGAGTGGTCCGAACGTTCCATCGAGATGTACGGGGAGGTGATAGGGCAGGATGGTCGCCCCCAGGTGGACCGTGGGACTGGCACCGAGATGGACTGAGGTCAGCAAAAATTCGAGTTGACTGACAGTATACTCGGTCGGCTTTGCGGCGGACTCGTCACGATACGTGAGTGTACCGCCATCGATGGAGACACGGTCGACGGCAAACAGCGCCAGGGCCTGGAGCGGGCTGCCGGCCGGCTGTTCTGGGGCTTCCGGTTTCGACGGCGCGGCCGGACCGGTTGGTTTGGCGCCGATGGTGGAGATGTTGAGCTGGCCCTGCGAATTTTTCAGGACCAGAATGACCGGGTCGCGCAGGGTGATCTCTTCTACTTCAACCCTGCCTTTGAGCAACGGCAACAGTTTGACGCCGACATCCAGCGACGCGAGGGAGGCGAAGGGGCCCGTGCGGAATGCCGGATCATCCAGGACAACAAACCTGCCGATCCGGGCGCCGATGCGCGGCCAAATGGTCAGCCGGATATCCTGCAGTTCGACTTTCCGGTTCAGCGCCTCCTCGATCAAGGGGCGGTACCGGTCCTGATACTTGTTCAAATCGATGAGAAAAGGCAAAGCGATGAGCAGGATCAGAAGGAGCAGGATCACGACACCGATCCCGACCAGGATTTTCATCACGTCCCTCCGCTGAAATGGTTCCGCAGTATAGGAATGCGCGCGAAAGGGGTCAATGGTAGCCAATTCGGCCGCGCACCGCACGTCGTTGCAATTGGGAAGTCCTTCGCGACCGATGTTTCCCTGCCGCCTCGGGGGCCGATCCGGTCGAGGGGAAGCGGGCCCTCCTTACCTTGCCGCCCACCGACCTGCGTGATAAGATGCCACCCCTTGAAGTCGTCCGATTGTGGAGAGGTGCGAGAGTGGACGAATCGACATGCTTGGAAAGCATGCGTCTCGGCAACGGGACCGTGGGTTCGAATCCCACCCTCTCCGCCATCAATTGAAGTCGTGTTGCGTCAGGCATGAAATGAGCCGGGTACGAGAGGGTGAGCCGTCCAAGGCCCGTCGCCTCGCGGGTCATCTCTGCCGGACCACGAAGTCCTCGGGGCCGGGCCCTGTGCAACAGAACCCTGTGAACCCCGCCAGGTCCGGAAGGAAGCAACGGTAAGCGGTTCGTTCTGTGTGCCGCAGGATCACCTGGCCCCACTTATTTTGACGGCTGAGCGACAAGAGAACGGAAAGGCTGCCTGCGCTGGCAATCTGATCCGTCACTCGGCGCTCAATCGCCACTGGTAGCTAGAGTCTGGCAACATTGGATTACCAAGTCTCCGCAAGAAAATACCGGCCTGGGACGTTTGACGATGTCATCGGGCAGTCACACGTCGTGCAGACGCTGATGAATTCGATTGCCACCAAGCGGATCGCCCATGCCTTTCTCTTTTCCGGCACGCGCGGCGTCGGGAAAACGACGGTGGCCAGGATTCTGGCGAAAGCGCTCAATTGCGAGCAGGGGCCGACCGGTTCCCCCTGTAACACCTGTGCGAACTGCCAGGAGATCACACAAGGCACGTCGGTGGATGTCGTCGAAATCGATGGCGCGTCAAACACTAGCGTGGACGATGTGCGGGAGATTCGCGAGAACGTCAAATTCACGCCGTTTCGGGGACAGTATCGCGTCTACATCATCGACGAAGTGCACATGCTCTCCAATTCGGCGTTTAATGCCTTGCTGAAAACCCTGGAAGAGCCTCCGTCCCATGTCGTGTTCATCTTCGCGACGACGGAAATTCATAAAATACCTGCGACGATTCTCTCCCGTTGCCAACACTACAACTTTCGGCGGATTTCAAAAGCCGAGATTGTGCAGCGGTTGCGGCATGTGGCGGACCAGGATGGATTGACCATCGAAGATCGTAGTTTGATGGCCCTGGCGCGCGCCAGTGAAGGCAGTATGCGTGACGGGCTAAGTCTGCTGGATCAAGTGATCGCGTTCGGCGGCAAGACGATTCGCCATCAGGATCTTGAAACCCTGCTCGGCGCGGTTCCGCAGGAGCGGGTGCGGGCGATGGTCGAGGCCGTCATCGAGCAGCACAGCGCCAAGGCGTTGCAGGTCATCGCCGGTCTATTGGATCAAGGTCATGACGTGCGCGCCTACTGCGCGGATCTGGTCGAATATGTGCGGAATATGTTGGTTGCAGCCGTGGTGCCGGCAGGCCCTGAGTTGCGGGGATTGATCGAGGCGACCGATGAAGATTTGACCCAGTTGGGTCGTGATGCGGAACAGTTTACGGTTGAGCAGCTACAGGAGCTGTTTCGGCTGTGGGCGACGGCGGAAGATCATTTGCGGGTGAGCGCTCATCCACGGTTTGTTCTGGAAACGGCCGCTGTTCGGGCGACCCGTCTGCTGCGCGCGCCGGAACATCCAGCGGGAGTATCGGGAACCAGCGCTCAGTCGGGCACACCACCGGTCGATCGTGGAACCGGATCCCGCGCAGCATCGTCACCACCAGAAAAGGTGACTCCGACCAGATCGACGAAACGGGACGTCACGAAGACCAGTTCAGATGTGGGGGAAAAGCCGCTTATTCCAAGCGGGTCTGCTCCCGCGCCCTCATCTGTGGCGCGGCCTCGTGGAGCGGCTGTTCCTCCTGCTCAGACTCCGGCGGTCGCGAAGGTTTCGCTCGAACCGGCTCCCCAACAATCCGAGACGCTATCCCATTCCGAGCCCCCCCCACTCTCGATAGCGATCGATTGGGAGGCCTTTCAAGAGGCCGTTTCGACTCACCATCCCAATATTGCCCCGTTCCTGGAAATGGGTCGGGTGGTGAAGATCGAGGGCGGATTGGTCACGTTAGGGTTTACTAGGCAGGCGACGGTGGCGCGGTCGATGCTGGAGAAGGAAGACAACCTTCAAGCCCTGGCGGCTTTGGGGGAGCGTCTGTACGGAAGTGCGTTACGTGTTCGAATTGTCGAGGTGGTGGAGCAGGATCCGGGAGCTGCCCCGACGATGAAGCAGCTACGGGTTGCAAAGGAGGAGGAGCAGCGCGTGATCCTGACGCAACAGGCGAAGGCGCACCCTCTCGTTAAACAAGCTCTGGAGATGTTCGGCGGAGAGTTGGCCGATGTTCGCACGACGGCTCCGGCACAGGAGGTACAGGAATGAAAAGTCCGTTCGGGAATATGTCTAACATTTTGAAGCAGGCGCAGGCCATGCAGGAACAAATGGCCAAAGTGCAGGAGCAGGCTGCGACCAAGACGGTGTCCGGAACCGCGGGCGGGGGAATTGTGACGGTGA is a genomic window containing:
- a CDS encoding GTP-binding protein, whose amino-acid sequence is MIEKKICMLGAFAVGKTSLVRRFVTSCFSEQYQTTIGVTVDKKSMLVDGTPLTMVLWDLYGEDEFQKLRPSYLRGSSGYLLVLDGMRRATLDSAVHIQRRATDTLGPVPFIVLINKHDRRAEWEVTDQDVAQLAQRGWSFLMSSAKTGEGVEEAFVTLARAMLAPSNSSPPAEKIND
- a CDS encoding OmpA family protein — its product is MAQSPNPGSTPVEHDYAELRSLLLAPEQTRLEQLQEQVEHIDLTAQNLSRVLPDAIALRGEGDHQLTHVLTPHVSEALGASVRRQPQMIVDAIAPIMMPAIRQAIANALRSMVQSLNQTIEHSLSIQSLKWRVEALRTGKPFAEIVLLHTLRYRVEQVFLIHSHTGLLLAHAAGDAVAVQDQTLVSGMLSAIRSFVQDSFGATPDQALNTLQVGELTVWIEQGPAAILAAVIRGTPPESLRLHLQDTLDHIHAERSEALARFTGDASTFSSVTPLLEECLRAQFESRRRGVAPMTWVLVVVALLGMAWWGLSTYQERQRWQTYLTRLSAEPGLVVTSTESESGRYRLTGLRDPLAADPAVLLQDSGIDTSRLDAKWQPYYALDAAVVLKRARMVLSPPQTVHLSLEGNRLTAGGIAPADWITQSRILARALPGPDGYDDRRLVNSSLDALSHRLTEASILFEQGSISLTSPEQLHSIRRISEVLQQLNDMARLAGAAVTVSIVGETDVVGDPNQNRRLSESRARAVLDAIHPAAFHALTFQTRGITSATELHGAPAAVAHPQHRRASLEVTIQPLP
- a CDS encoding AsmA family protein; this translates as MKILVGIGVVILLLLILLIALPFLIDLNKYQDRYRPLIEEALNRKVELQDIRLTIWPRIGARIGRFVVLDDPAFRTGPFASLASLDVGVKLLPLLKGRVEVEEITLRDPVILVLKNSQGQLNISTIGAKPTGPAAPSKPEAPEQPAGSPLQALALFAVDRVSIDGGTLTYRDESAAKPTEYTVSQLEFLLTSVHLGASPTVHLGATILPYHLPVHLDGTFGPLVETLDVKSFTFTLGLGKVAVGLKGRAIGGNLDATINALQIDTADLPVALPLTKPVQIKDLHLTLHALYPAPPDTPLASQVDLTDLGLTLVMGGSAISIKGTATKGLANITAASASINSSDLPVAVPLAKPVEVKDLHVNVRAKYPPKEGTAPLDLAEVPNLGLTVALGSSRVEVKGSLLGGLAKVTATSKLVNTADLPVILPLKKPVEIKDLQAAAEMRGQEARLTNLTLQVFGGVLRTQGTLGLGTPTPPFTGTVALQGLQVGPALQAVGTDQVSLSGTANAQLALSGRGFTHPDLVKALAGTGRMSVKEGTIEGINLLQQAAMLLKVVGVSLDNVKATAFSTIESDIVIKQGLIGLQRVLIDSHDFQATGGGTVGLDQSLDMKLNLSLSQALSQKIAAGSPIAKVALSNGRLSLPLVITGSTQAPSYGLDTKMFAGKVQEQVKEKVKGAVGDLLKGSTKPEDLKKQGKDLLKGLFGR
- the dnaX gene encoding DNA polymerase III subunit gamma/tau, whose protein sequence is MATLDYQVSARKYRPGTFDDVIGQSHVVQTLMNSIATKRIAHAFLFSGTRGVGKTTVARILAKALNCEQGPTGSPCNTCANCQEITQGTSVDVVEIDGASNTSVDDVREIRENVKFTPFRGQYRVYIIDEVHMLSNSAFNALLKTLEEPPSHVVFIFATTEIHKIPATILSRCQHYNFRRISKAEIVQRLRHVADQDGLTIEDRSLMALARASEGSMRDGLSLLDQVIAFGGKTIRHQDLETLLGAVPQERVRAMVEAVIEQHSAKALQVIAGLLDQGHDVRAYCADLVEYVRNMLVAAVVPAGPELRGLIEATDEDLTQLGRDAEQFTVEQLQELFRLWATAEDHLRVSAHPRFVLETAAVRATRLLRAPEHPAGVSGTSAQSGTPPVDRGTGSRAASSPPEKVTPTRSTKRDVTKTSSDVGEKPLIPSGSAPAPSSVARPRGAAVPPAQTPAVAKVSLEPAPQQSETLSHSEPPPLSIAIDWEAFQEAVSTHHPNIAPFLEMGRVVKIEGGLVTLGFTRQATVARSMLEKEDNLQALAALGERLYGSALRVRIVEVVEQDPGAAPTMKQLRVAKEEEQRVILTQQAKAHPLVKQALEMFGGELADVRTTAPAQEVQE